From a single Brassica oleracea var. oleracea cultivar TO1000 chromosome C5, BOL, whole genome shotgun sequence genomic region:
- the LOC106345080 gene encoding cytochrome P450 705A20-like: MYVGEFTRHVTTFLKGNCGTVFVNTVIKETLRLHPLGPLLPREVQQQCEIGGFLIPENTSMIVNVYQIMRDPTVWEEQFMFAPERFLVSPEPDKVNKCLPFGSGRRVGPALGTVIVATAVAVMVHIFDWNNEGGVDMDEHLEGVYGSKSDEYKIMSKLN, from the exons ATGTATGTAGGCGAATTTACACGACATGTGACTACGTTCCTAAAAGGAAACTGTGGCACTGTCTTCGTCAACACGGTAATCAAAGAAACGCTCCGACTGCATCCGCTTGGACCTCTCTTACCAAGAGAGGTTCAACAGCAGTGTGAGATCGGAGGTTTCCTTATACCGGAGAACACATCAATGATCGTGAATGTGTATCAGATAATGAGGGATCCAACTGTGTGGGAAGAACAATTCATGTTTGCGCCGGAGAGGTTTTTGGTTTCTCCAGAACCAGATAAAGTAAATAAATGTCTTCCTTTCGGAAGTGGCAGACGTGTGGGCCCAGCTCTCGGTACCGTTATAGTGGCAACTGCAGTAGCTGTTATGGTGCATATATTTGATTGGAACAATGAAGGAGGCGTCGATATGGATGAGCACCTAGAAGGAG TTTATGGAAGCAAAAGTGATGAGTACAAGATCATGTCAAAGTTGAATTAA
- the LOC106292606 gene encoding ubiquitin-conjugating enzyme E2 19: MAAVNGYQGNTPAETTPAAAGSKQPAPPNKTVDSQSVLKRLQSELMGLMMGGDPGISAFPEEDNIFCWKGTITGSKDTVFEGTDYRLSLSFSNDYPFKPPKIKFETCCFHPNVDLYGNICLDILQDKWSSAYDVRTILLSIQSLLGEPNISSPLNNQAAQLWSNQEEYRKMVEKLYKPLNA, encoded by the exons ATGGCGGCGGTGAATGGGTACCAAGGAAATACTCCGGCGGAGACAACGCCGGCAGCCGCCGGATCGAAGCAACCTGCTCCTCCGAATAAGACCGTCGATAGCCAATCCGTTCTCAAAAG GCTGCAATCTGAACTAATGGGTTTAATG ATGGGAGGTGATCCAGGGATATCGGCTTTCCCAGAGGAAGACAACATATTCTGCTGGAAAGGAACAATCACAGGAAGCAAAGATACTGTGTTTGAAGGAACTGACTACAGACTCTCACTCTCTTTCTCCAACGATTATCCTTTCAAACCTCCCAAAATTAAGTTTGAGACTTGCTGCTTCCACCCCAATGTGGATCTCTATGGCAATATTTGCTTGGACATTCTTCAG GATAAATGGTCGTCCGCTTATGATGTGAGGACGATATTGCTCTCAATTCAAAGCCTTCTTGGAG AACCGAACATCAGCTCACCATTGAACAATCAAGCAGCTCAGCTTTGGAGCAACCAAGAAG AGTATAGGAAGATGGTGGAGAAGCTCTACAAACCTTTAAACGCATGA